The following coding sequences lie in one Hyphobacterium sp. CCMP332 genomic window:
- the gspL gene encoding type II secretion system protein GspL, which yields MSRDLVLFAPVNDGHPPRWVRVEEGRRKRSGEGLPPATDAAYDRLILVLPSSDVFVSRLALAARSDREARQAAPFVIEDELAAPLEETEFAIGPVGEDGKRWIYAARKTLVEEWRAQAEAIPARRVYFVPDAFAALDQAEDAILFGDGSDLLLCRPRHDRPALRLDPDMLAETLPALLLSSAPETLAVSDNVDWTEIAGVPLPRPRRFAAVDPAIALSGLAPERLSGLPGFLQNTSSGAGWLMWVTPFRRAGLLLLAGLMIAAALMTGEGYYYRYQRNAIDDAATALFTSAFPGTPAVNPQFQLRQALAAQDGSGGSDFLLLTRAVAELGRQVDTVEIDSLRFDRGLNVLNVSATYSEFSDFEALSTAAATLGVTLEDGGVRQNGDTLNGDFSVRLP from the coding sequence ATGAGCCGCGATCTGGTCCTGTTTGCGCCTGTGAATGACGGTCATCCGCCGCGATGGGTGCGCGTGGAAGAGGGTCGCCGCAAGCGCTCCGGCGAGGGCCTGCCGCCCGCCACCGATGCAGCGTATGACCGCCTGATCCTGGTCCTGCCGTCGAGTGATGTCTTTGTATCCCGGCTGGCGCTGGCCGCCCGCTCGGATCGCGAAGCCCGGCAAGCCGCCCCCTTTGTGATCGAGGACGAGCTGGCTGCGCCTCTGGAGGAGACGGAGTTTGCCATCGGGCCGGTGGGAGAAGACGGCAAGCGCTGGATTTATGCCGCGCGCAAGACGCTGGTCGAGGAGTGGCGGGCTCAGGCCGAAGCGATTCCGGCGCGCCGGGTATATTTCGTGCCGGATGCCTTTGCCGCGCTGGACCAAGCCGAAGACGCCATCCTGTTTGGCGATGGCAGTGATCTGCTGTTGTGCCGGCCCCGCCATGACCGGCCGGCCCTGCGCCTGGACCCGGACATGCTGGCGGAAACACTGCCCGCCCTGTTGCTGTCGTCGGCGCCGGAAACGCTGGCGGTCAGCGACAATGTCGACTGGACCGAGATTGCCGGTGTGCCGCTGCCGCGGCCCCGCCGGTTTGCGGCGGTTGACCCTGCGATTGCGCTGTCCGGTCTGGCACCGGAGCGGCTGTCCGGCTTGCCGGGATTCCTGCAGAACACCTCGTCCGGTGCGGGCTGGCTGATGTGGGTCACGCCGTTTCGCCGCGCCGGCCTTCTGCTGCTGGCGGGCTTGATGATCGCGGCCGCCCTGATGACCGGAGAAGGCTATTATTATCGCTATCAGCGCAATGCGATTGATGATGCCGCTACGGCGCTGTTCACCTCGGCCTTCCCGGGCACTCCGGCGGTCAATCCGCAATTCCAGCTGCGGCAGGCGCTCGCGGCACAGGATGGGTCGGGCGGTTCCGATTTCCTTCTGCTGACGCGAGCGGTGGCCGAGCTCGGGCGTCAGGTTGATACCGTCGAGATCGACAGCTTGCGCTTTGATCGCGGCCTGAACGTGCTGAACGTCTCGGCGACCTATTCGGAATTTTCCGATTTCGAAGCACTGAGCACGGCAGCGGCGACGCTGGGCGTGACGCTGGAGGATGGCGGCGTGCGTCAGAATGGCGACACGCTCAACGGTGATTTTTCGGTGAGGCTGCCATGA
- the gspK gene encoding type II secretion system minor pseudopilin GspK — translation MTNAPAKRGTALITALMITAVMSTVAVGLSQTLFFGIDRSGHIETRDQAYWYAVGARDFAESALLRSLPPSGEPMRASDAWAQGPRQFEIENGALIGEVRDANNCFNLNALVVPSGRGGHTGDEAAAGHFVALMQALNIPAGDAQAIAAQATDWIDSDTRPEARGAEDMQYAQRRVPHRAANTLFAEAEEMLALPVMTPLYFGRLAPLVCAHPVTEQIPLNLNTLRPEQAALLAAALDNQVSQSEAALLISRRPTTGYLEVEDFWRDPLVAELEIAPDARPDFTLNSRYFEIHVDVRQGESRYRLTERVELESSGRLTRHGQRFGVFL, via the coding sequence ATGACCAACGCCCCGGCCAAACGCGGCACGGCGCTGATTACGGCGCTGATGATCACGGCGGTCATGTCGACCGTGGCCGTCGGCCTGTCGCAGACCCTGTTCTTTGGCATCGACCGCAGCGGCCATATCGAGACCCGCGATCAGGCCTATTGGTATGCGGTGGGTGCGCGGGACTTTGCCGAGAGCGCCTTGTTGCGATCCTTGCCGCCCTCCGGTGAACCGATGCGGGCCAGCGATGCCTGGGCGCAGGGCCCGCGCCAGTTCGAGATCGAGAATGGCGCGCTGATCGGCGAGGTGCGGGATGCCAATAATTGCTTCAACCTGAATGCGCTGGTGGTGCCTTCCGGGCGCGGGGGCCATACGGGCGATGAGGCAGCGGCCGGGCATTTTGTCGCGCTGATGCAAGCGCTCAATATTCCCGCCGGTGATGCGCAGGCGATTGCCGCGCAGGCGACGGACTGGATCGATAGCGATACGCGGCCGGAAGCGCGCGGCGCGGAAGACATGCAATATGCGCAGCGACGCGTGCCGCATCGCGCCGCCAATACGCTGTTTGCCGAGGCCGAGGAAATGCTGGCCCTGCCGGTGATGACGCCGCTCTATTTCGGCCGTCTGGCGCCTCTAGTGTGCGCCCATCCGGTGACGGAACAGATACCGCTCAATCTCAATACGCTGCGCCCGGAACAGGCGGCGCTGCTGGCGGCAGCACTGGACAATCAGGTGTCGCAATCTGAAGCCGCGCTGCTGATCTCGCGGCGGCCGACCACTGGCTATCTGGAGGTTGAGGATTTCTGGCGCGATCCGCTGGTTGCCGAGCTGGAGATAGCGCCCGACGCCCGCCCGGACTTCACGCTCAATAGCCGCTATTTCGAGATCCATGTCGATGTGCGGCAAGGCGAAAGCCGCTATCGCCTGACAGAGCGGGTGGAGCTGGAAAGCTCGGGACGCCTGACCCGGCATGGCCAGCGTTTCGGAGTGTTTTTATGA
- the gspJ gene encoding type II secretion system minor pseudopilin GspJ, which yields MNPSRAGFSLVEVLVSVMLFAIIGVISTGMLNASLTARDINQASADRAEMIDRARLLMREDFGQLVNRAVRQPDGRSGGAGFAGSTTGLAGSAGLASDMTLIAFTRAGRPNPGGLQPRGSLQYVEYVRAGDRLIRRSWAYPDRQFDTPASEFVLLSDVDALDVAFLNLNSWVTAMASGAHQGQATSLPRAVRLRAEMTDATDLEFVLLTPEFPS from the coding sequence ATGAACCCGTCGCGCGCCGGATTCAGCCTGGTCGAAGTGCTGGTCTCGGTAATGCTGTTTGCCATTATCGGCGTGATTTCAACCGGCATGCTGAACGCCTCGCTGACTGCTCGGGACATCAATCAGGCCAGTGCGGACCGGGCCGAAATGATCGACCGCGCCCGCCTGCTGATGCGTGAGGATTTCGGTCAGCTGGTCAATCGCGCGGTGCGTCAGCCCGACGGGCGCAGCGGCGGGGCGGGTTTTGCCGGATCCACGACCGGGCTGGCCGGATCGGCGGGTCTGGCCTCTGACATGACGCTGATCGCGTTTACTCGCGCCGGACGCCCCAATCCCGGCGGGCTTCAGCCGCGCGGTTCGCTGCAATATGTTGAATATGTGCGCGCCGGCGATCGTCTGATCCGCCGCAGCTGGGCCTATCCGGACCGGCAGTTTGACACGCCGGCGAGTGAATTTGTCCTGCTGTCGGATGTCGATGCGCTGGACGTGGCGTTTCTCAATCTCAATAGCTGGGTGACGGCGATGGCGTCGGGCGCGCATCAGGGACAGGCAACCAGCCTGCCGCGCGCCGTCCGGTTGCGGGCGGAAATGACGGATGCCACCGATCTGGAATTTGTGCTGCTGACGCCGGAGTTCCCGTCATGA
- the gspI gene encoding type II secretion system minor pseudopilin GspI, with protein sequence MRRTDAGFSLIEMLVALSILAIAGMALMTATQQSTRGSQIIASRSVLALAGENVLNSALIEQAGYRPSSDQGRYEMAGQAFDWTLSVLPTPDAGLLRVQLDISEVDGGRSHQIVTFRRAS encoded by the coding sequence ATGCGCCGCACCGACGCCGGATTTTCCCTGATTGAAATGCTGGTCGCCCTGTCGATTCTGGCGATTGCGGGCATGGCACTGATGACGGCGACACAGCAATCCACGCGCGGCTCCCAGATCATCGCCTCGCGCAGCGTGCTGGCACTGGCGGGAGAGAATGTCCTGAACTCCGCCCTGATCGAGCAGGCGGGATACCGGCCGTCGTCTGATCAGGGGCGGTATGAAATGGCGGGCCAGGCCTTTGACTGGACGCTGTCGGTCTTGCCGACGCCGGATGCCGGCCTGTTGCGCGTGCAACTGGATATCAGCGAAGTCGACGGTGGCCGCTCGCATCAGATCGTCACTTTCCGGAGGGCGTCATGA